Proteins from a genomic interval of Streptomyces fodineus:
- a CDS encoding YibE/F family protein — protein sequence MPHPGYGPDADAGHIPSAIGGRGHAPVMGNGPITVADARHGSGHGPGAVTDGHGHAHPHGHSHSHGPATPVSRHLRKVIAAILIPFTAAVVVGLVVLWPGGAPPHKRTGVGFDQQTQQATVTRVVEVSCKSVNASGETPTGDTATAEGNSAAQEANGTCHKATIRVDTGKDKGRTFTEIVQPDQARQLHQGEQVVTAYEPSAPKDLQYSVTDVNRRFPMGLLAGIFALAVVVVGRLRGVMALVALAVSFLVLNFFILPAVLQGSNPLLVAVVGSSAIMLIALYMCHGLSARTSVAVLGTLVSLALIGILGSQFIDWAALTGNTDDQTGLIHGLFPKIDMSGLLLAGVIIGSLGVLDDVTVTQTSAVWELHDANPSMGWRGLYRAGIRIGRDHIASVVNTLVLAYAGAALPLLLLFSIAQSGVSTVANSELVAEEIVRTLVGSIGLVASVPVTTLLAALVVSADRPGPQAETATAGAAAAARRGGRRRKR from the coding sequence ATGCCCCACCCCGGCTACGGGCCCGATGCCGACGCGGGTCACATTCCCTCGGCCATAGGCGGCCGTGGGCACGCCCCCGTGATGGGCAACGGGCCCATCACGGTCGCCGATGCCCGACATGGCTCCGGCCACGGTCCCGGAGCGGTCACCGACGGTCACGGACACGCGCACCCCCATGGACACAGCCACAGTCACGGTCCTGCCACGCCGGTCTCCCGGCACCTGCGCAAGGTCATCGCGGCGATCCTGATCCCCTTCACTGCCGCGGTCGTGGTGGGGCTCGTGGTGCTGTGGCCGGGAGGAGCCCCGCCGCACAAGCGCACCGGTGTCGGCTTCGACCAGCAGACCCAGCAGGCGACGGTCACCAGGGTCGTCGAGGTCAGCTGCAAGTCGGTGAACGCCTCCGGCGAGACCCCCACCGGCGACACCGCCACCGCCGAGGGCAACTCCGCGGCACAGGAGGCGAACGGCACCTGCCACAAGGCCACGATCCGCGTCGACACAGGCAAGGACAAGGGCCGTACCTTCACCGAGATCGTCCAGCCCGACCAGGCGCGACAGCTCCACCAGGGCGAGCAGGTCGTGACCGCCTACGAACCCTCCGCGCCCAAGGACCTGCAGTACTCGGTCACCGACGTCAACCGCCGCTTCCCCATGGGCCTGCTGGCCGGGATCTTCGCGCTCGCCGTCGTGGTGGTGGGCCGGCTGCGCGGCGTGATGGCGCTGGTCGCGCTGGCCGTCAGCTTCCTGGTGCTGAACTTCTTCATCCTGCCGGCGGTACTGCAGGGCTCGAACCCGCTCCTGGTGGCGGTGGTCGGGTCGAGTGCGATCATGCTGATCGCCCTGTACATGTGCCACGGCCTGTCGGCCCGCACCTCGGTGGCCGTGCTCGGCACACTGGTCTCACTGGCACTGATCGGCATCCTCGGCTCCCAGTTCATCGACTGGGCAGCGCTCACCGGCAACACCGACGACCAAACCGGCTTGATCCACGGCCTCTTCCCGAAGATCGACATGAGCGGCCTGCTGCTCGCCGGCGTCATCATCGGCTCCCTCGGCGTGCTCGACGATGTCACGGTGACGCAGACATCGGCCGTCTGGGAGCTGCACGACGCCAATCCCTCGATGGGCTGGCGCGGACTGTACCGGGCGGGCATCCGCATCGGCCGCGACCACATCGCCTCCGTGGTCAACACCCTCGTCCTCGCCTACGCCGGTGCCGCGCTGCCTCTCCTGCTCCTCTTCTCCATCGCGCAGAGCGGCGTGAGCACGGTCGCCAACAGCGAGCTGGTGGCCGAGGAGATCGTGCGCACGCTGGTGGGCTCGATCGGCCTGGTCGCCTCAGTACCGGTCACCACACTGCTCGCCGCCCTGGTGGTCTCCGCCGACCGGCCCGGCCCGCAAGCGGAAACGGCGACAGCGGGGGCGGCAGCGGCTGCGCGCCGGGGCGGGCGCCGGCGGAAGCGTTGA
- a CDS encoding trypsin-like serine peptidase, producing MRSLVRNSILPLTLVIVGASAVIGDAATHAARSSGRSGFGKSGEPGQSLRGQDQDLPVTAAAHDGNAYTPRRTEENARIGAVFEKDDQGAHFCTASVVQSPGRNMLITAAHCAFDADSGQPLNDLVFAPGYRNGDEPTGLWKVSKVVVDDRWAKSQDEDLDFAFLVLDQKDGKDIQDVLGGNTLGVNRGFDNKVKITGYPASRDTPVSCQNHTTKFSDTQLRIQCTGLEDGTSGSPWLADYDPKSHTGTVIGVLGGHEGGGDQDDVSYAAYFDDDIAKLYRRAQDED from the coding sequence GTGCGCTCGCTAGTCAGGAATTCCATCCTGCCCCTCACGCTGGTCATCGTCGGGGCATCCGCAGTGATCGGTGACGCCGCAACCCATGCGGCCAGAAGCAGCGGGCGCAGCGGTTTCGGCAAGTCCGGCGAGCCGGGCCAGTCCCTGCGGGGCCAGGACCAGGACCTCCCCGTGACGGCCGCGGCCCATGACGGCAACGCGTACACCCCCCGCAGGACCGAGGAGAACGCCCGGATCGGCGCGGTCTTCGAGAAGGACGACCAGGGCGCCCACTTCTGCACGGCGAGCGTGGTGCAAAGTCCGGGCCGGAACATGCTGATCACCGCGGCCCACTGCGCCTTCGACGCCGACTCCGGACAGCCGCTGAACGACCTGGTCTTCGCCCCCGGCTACCGCAACGGCGACGAACCCACCGGCCTGTGGAAGGTCAGCAAGGTGGTCGTCGACGACCGCTGGGCCAAGTCGCAGGACGAGGACCTCGACTTCGCCTTCCTCGTCCTCGACCAGAAGGACGGCAAGGACATCCAGGACGTCCTGGGCGGCAACACCCTCGGCGTAAACCGCGGCTTCGACAACAAGGTCAAGATCACCGGCTATCCCGCCAGCCGTGACACCCCCGTCTCATGCCAGAACCACACCACGAAGTTCAGCGACACCCAGCTGCGCATCCAGTGCACCGGCCTCGAGGACGGAACCAGCGGCAGCCCCTGGCTCGCCGACTACGACCCCAAGAGCCACACCGGCACGGTCATCGGCGTCCTGGGCGGCCACGAGGGCGGCGGCGACCAGGACGATGTCTCCTACGCCGCGTACTTCGACGACGACATCGCCAAGCTCTACCGGCGCGCCCAGGACGAGGACTGA
- the rpsN gene encoding 30S ribosomal protein S14, whose amino-acid sequence MAKKSKIAKNEQRRLVVTRYAARRAALKAIIAFPGSSDEDHAAAQRELRRQPRDASATRLRNRDCVDGRPRGHLRAFGLSRIRVREMAHAGELPGVTKSSW is encoded by the coding sequence AGCAAGATCGCGAAGAATGAGCAGCGGCGCCTCGTCGTGACCCGCTACGCCGCGCGCCGCGCCGCACTGAAGGCGATCATCGCGTTCCCCGGAAGCTCCGACGAGGACCACGCCGCCGCCCAGCGGGAACTGCGCCGACAGCCCCGCGACGCCAGCGCCACCCGCCTGCGCAACCGCGACTGCGTGGACGGCCGCCCCCGAGGCCACCTGCGCGCCTTCGGCCTGTCCCGCATCCGCGTACGCGAGATGGCCCACGCGGGCGAGCTCCCCGGCGTGACCAAGAGCAGTTGGTGA
- a CDS encoding putative Ig domain-containing protein, with translation MRESRPSGRRRSLRRLVAVAFPALTLTVAGFTAAPTAGAQPAATHPQISKVTQNAKALTAPGRQTYHSTGKAGQKVPTQHLCATAEPGHASCFAQRRTDIKQRLAAAVAAAPSGLSPANLHSAYNLPTAAGSGMTVGIVDAYNDPNAESDLGTYRSTYGLSSCTKANGCFKQVSQTGSTTSLPTNDTGWAGEEMLDIDMVSAVCPNCSIILVEANSASMADLGAAENEAVALGAKFVSNSWGGSESSSQTSDDTSYFKHPGVAITVSSGDSAYGAEYPATSQYVTAVGGTALTTASNSRGWSESVWHTNSTEGTGSGCSAYDPKPSWQTDTGCSKRMEADVSAVADPATGVAVYDTYGGTGWAVYGGTSASSPIIASVYALAGTPGSSDYPAKYPYQHTGNLYDVTSGNNGSCSPSYFCAAGTGYDGPTGWGTPNGTTAFTAGSTGGNTVSVTNPGSQSTTTGSSVSLQIKATDSGGASLTYSASGLPTGLSINSSTGLISGTASTAGTYQVTVTAKDSTGASGSTSFTWTVGSGGGGCTSSQLLANPGFESGSTGWSATSGVITNDTGEAAHGGSYYAWLDGYGSSHTDTLSQSVTIPAGCKATLTFYLHIDTAETTTSTAYDKLTVTAGSTTLATYSNLNHNSGYAQKSFDLSSFAGSTVTLKFNGVEDSSLQTSFVVDDTALTTS, from the coding sequence ATGCGTGAGTCACGCCCGAGCGGGCGGAGACGGAGTCTGCGAAGACTCGTCGCCGTCGCCTTCCCCGCCCTCACTCTGACCGTCGCCGGATTCACCGCCGCACCGACGGCCGGCGCTCAGCCCGCCGCGACCCACCCTCAGATCTCCAAGGTCACGCAGAACGCCAAGGCGCTGACCGCCCCCGGGCGGCAGACCTATCACTCCACCGGCAAGGCCGGCCAGAAGGTGCCGACCCAGCACCTGTGCGCCACCGCCGAGCCGGGCCACGCGTCCTGTTTCGCCCAGCGCCGCACCGACATCAAGCAGCGCCTCGCCGCCGCCGTCGCGGCCGCGCCCTCCGGCCTCTCCCCGGCCAACCTGCACAGCGCGTACAACCTGCCCACCGCGGCCGGTTCGGGCATGACGGTCGGCATTGTGGACGCCTACAACGACCCCAATGCCGAGTCGGACCTGGGCACGTACCGTTCCACGTACGGCCTGTCGTCCTGCACCAAGGCCAACGGTTGCTTCAAGCAGGTCAGCCAGACCGGTTCCACCACCTCGCTGCCGACCAACGACACCGGCTGGGCCGGTGAAGAGATGCTCGACATCGACATGGTCAGCGCGGTCTGCCCGAACTGCTCCATCATCCTGGTCGAGGCGAACTCCGCGAGCATGGCCGACCTCGGCGCCGCCGAGAACGAGGCCGTGGCGCTCGGCGCCAAGTTCGTCTCCAACAGCTGGGGCGGCTCCGAGTCCTCCTCCCAGACCAGCGACGACACCTCGTACTTCAAGCACCCGGGTGTCGCGATCACGGTCTCCTCGGGTGACTCCGCCTACGGCGCCGAGTACCCGGCCACGTCCCAGTACGTGACGGCCGTCGGCGGCACCGCGCTCACCACCGCCTCCAACTCCCGCGGCTGGAGCGAGTCGGTGTGGCACACCAACTCCACCGAGGGCACCGGCTCCGGCTGCTCGGCCTACGACCCGAAGCCGAGCTGGCAGACCGACACCGGCTGCTCCAAGCGCATGGAGGCCGACGTCTCCGCGGTCGCCGACCCGGCCACCGGCGTCGCGGTCTACGACACCTACGGCGGCACTGGCTGGGCGGTCTACGGCGGCACCAGCGCCAGCTCGCCGATCATCGCCTCCGTCTACGCCCTCGCGGGCACTCCGGGCTCTAGCGACTACCCGGCGAAGTACCCCTACCAGCACACCGGCAACCTGTACGACGTCACCAGCGGCAACAACGGCAGCTGCTCCCCGTCGTACTTCTGCGCCGCGGGCACCGGCTACGACGGGCCGACCGGCTGGGGCACCCCGAACGGCACCACCGCCTTCACCGCCGGCTCCACCGGTGGCAACACGGTGAGCGTCACCAACCCCGGCAGCCAGTCGACCACCACCGGAAGCTCGGTCAGCCTGCAGATCAAGGCCACCGACAGCGGCGGCGCCTCCCTCACCTACAGCGCGAGCGGGCTGCCGACGGGGCTGTCCATCAACAGCTCCACCGGCCTGATCTCCGGCACGGCGTCCACGGCGGGCACCTACCAGGTCACGGTCACCGCGAAGGACTCCACCGGCGCCTCCGGCTCGACCTCCTTCACCTGGACCGTCGGCTCCGGCGGTGGCGGCTGCACCTCCTCCCAGCTGCTGGCCAACCCCGGCTTCGAGTCGGGCAGCACCGGCTGGAGCGCGACGAGTGGGGTCATCACCAACGACACCGGTGAGGCGGCCCACGGCGGCTCGTACTACGCCTGGCTGGACGGCTACGGCTCCTCGCACACCGACACGCTGTCCCAGTCGGTGACGATCCCGGCCGGCTGCAAGGCCACGCTGACCTTCTACCTGCACATCGACACCGCCGAGACCACCACCAGCACCGCGTACGACAAGCTGACGGTGACCGCCGGTTCGACCACCCTGGCGACCTACTCGAACCTCAACCACAACTCCGGGTACGCCCAGAAGAGCTTCGACCTGTCGTCCTTCGCGGGGTCGACGGTCACCCTGAAGTTCAACGGCGTGGAGGACTCCTCGCTCCAGACCAGCTTCGTCGTGGACGACACCGCCCTGACGACCAGCTGA